CAAAAAAGTCAGGCATAAAAACAGCCTTACTGGTAAGCTCATTGGATTTTCTGATATCCTGATCTTCCATATGCAAATAGTTACCGCTGCTCGATGGATAGAGTCCTGTCATAATACTTGCCCTGGAAGGACCACAAATAGGTGCCTGACAATGAGCATTGGTAAACAGAGTTCCCTGTCGGGCTAGTCTGTCTATATTCGGTGTCGGGATGTTAATTGCGCCATTCATACAGTTGATGTAGTCGTTCAGATCATCAATGGCAATGAAAAGCACATTGGGTTTGCCCTGAGCCTGAACACTTATATGAATTAGGCTTAGAATTAGCCCTATCATGATTCTTCTAAAGAGATACATACTATGTTATTAATATTTAAAACAATAACCTGCAAGAATGTAAGACGTAGAGATAAGCCTATCTCCCACTAATTACACTGATAATTCTGTCACAAATTTGGAAGTGTTAGAACATAACCAATAAATATTCCCATAGGGCATATTACCACCTGTCGCATTGAGCAGTACATCTATTCTTCCCCAGTTGCTTTGATCTGGTCTCAGGCATTTTTCAGGAACGATTCATCCAATACATCATAGACAATTCCCATTACCTTATCTCCAAAAGCAGCCTATGCACTGTCAACAGTGGTTTGGCTTCTACTCAAAATCACGACCTGAGCTCCTGACTCCAATAAACCTTTGGCTATGCCTTTTCCCAATGCACCACCTCTGCCAGTGATGACGATTACTTTATGCTGTATATCAAATAGTTTCAAAATAGATTGATCAATACCTTTAATTTTCCTGATAAGCAGTAGGTATCTTATCTAATGCAATACTTGTTGTTGTACCTGTAAAGCCAGCGTTTGGTAATTTAATTTTCAATATGGTATAGTCTTCTTTAGGCTGGTAAACTGCTTCTATATCTGATGTGCTGTAATG
The Limibacter armeniacum DNA segment above includes these coding regions:
- a CDS encoding SDR family NAD(P)-dependent oxidoreductase, translated to MKLFDIQHKVIVITGRGGALGKGIAKGLLESGAQVVILSRSQTTVDSA